The following are encoded in a window of Castanea sativa cultivar Marrone di Chiusa Pesio chromosome 5, ASM4071231v1 genomic DNA:
- the LOC142637133 gene encoding uncharacterized protein LOC142637133 isoform X1, translating into MLLNDGSNNKQSFKVLNFFFFFFKTFVSPLEFVALFWNNQPSCSYANKFNFSACQHGLLEKLFLKSDSMEQINNDKRENHSTIQGNKMKKPDYSIKDDMPRNALWTDGLICAFEFIRGQKKSISSRMMHMPANGQAEASSPRVDRNVLLENSSLNDFRSNEISSFDDYKYSQISQPSQLHGMERLDGSHWVPIGWARISELVQNLQVDAEVTSRQFESMDDEADLTVADLAAPYWERPAGPIWWCHVYAGHPSIQAWLSKAQWLHPAVSLALKDESRLISERMKHLLYEVPVRVAGGLLFELLGQSAGDPFVDEDDIPIVIRSWQAHNFLITAMHIKGNVSRINVLGITEVQELLSTGGYNAPRTVHEVIAHLACRLSRWDDRLFRKDIFGAADEIELKFMDRRNHEDMHLFSIILNQEIRKLSRQVIRVKWSLHAREEIVFELLQHLRGNAAKSLLDGIIRSTREMIEEQEAVRGRLFTIQDVMQSTVRAWLQDRSLRVTHNLAVFGGCGLVLSIITGLFGINVDGIPGSENTPYAFGLFAAILFCVGVLLIVVGLIYLGLKRPVAEDQVEVRILELEELVKMFQHEAETHAQVRKNISRNNMPPTAGDAFANKVDYLLVR; encoded by the exons ATGTTGTTAAATGATGGCAGCAACAATAAGCAGTCCTTTAaagtattgaatttttttttttttttttttaaaacttttgtttCCCCATTGGAATTTGTGGCATTATTTTGGAACAACCAACCCTCTTGCAGCTATGCTAACAAATTCAACTTCTCAGCATGTCAGCATGGGCTTCTTGAAAAGCTGTTTCTGAAATCAGATTCT ATggaacaaataaataatgacaaGCGTGAGAACCACTCTACTATCCAAGGGAATAAAATGAAGAAACCAGATTATTCTATTAAAGATGACATGCCACGAAATGCTCTTTGGACAGATGGGCTTATCTGTGCTTTTGAATTCATTCGGGGCCAAAAGAAATCAATCAGTTCAAGAATGATGCACATGCCTGCAAATGGACAAGCTGAGGCTTCTTCCCCAAGAGTAGATAGGAATGTATTATTAGAGAATTCATCCTTAAATGATTTCAGAAGCAATGAGATTTCCTCTTTTGACGACTACAAATATAGCCAGATCAGTCAACCAAGCCAATTGCATGGTATGGAAAGACTTGATGGTAGTCATTGGGTACCAATTGGTTGGGCTAGAATTTCAGAACTTGTCCAAAATCTGCAAGTAGATGCTGAAGTTACCTCACGTCAGTTTGAGTCCATGGATGATGAAGCTGACCTAACTGTTGCTGATTTAGCAGCTCCGTACTGGGAGCGTCCAGCGGGGCCTATATGGTGGTGCCATGTGTATGCAGGTCACCCCTCAATTCAAGCATGGCTCAGCAAAGCTCAGTGGTTACATCCTGCTGTTAGTTTAGCCTTAAAAGATGAAAGTCGACTGATTAGTGAGCGGATGAAACACCTTCTTTATGAG GTACCAGTTAGAGTTGCTGGAGGACTGTTATTTGAGCTATTGGGACAGTCAGCAGGTGATCCTTTTGTTGATGAGGATGACATCCCCATTGTAATCCGGTCTTGGCAAGCACATAACTTCCTGATAACTGCAATGCATATAAAAGGAAATGTTTCCAGAATAAATGTATTGGGTATCACAGAAGTTCAG GAGCTTCTTTCTACTGGAGGTTATAATGCACCAAGAACAGTGCATGAAGTCATAGCACATCTAGCGTGCCGTCTTTCTCGATGGGATGATAG gCTATTTCGTAAGGACATTTTTGGGGCTGCTGATGAGATTGAATTGAAGTTCATGGACAG GAGAAACCATGAAGATATGCATCTCTTTAGTATAATTCTCAACCAAGAAATCAGAAAGTTATCGAGGCAG GTGATCAGAGTTAAGTGGTCACTTCATGCAAGGGAGGAGATTGTATTTGAGCTTCTCCAACATTTGAGAGGAAATGCAGCAAAAAGCTTGTTAGATGGAATCATAAGAAGTACAAGAGAAATGATTGAGGAGCAAGAAGCTGTTCGTGGCCGCTTGTTTACTATTCAAGATGTGATGCAAAGTACTGTTCGTGCATGGTTGCAG GATAGAAGCCTTCGAGTAACGCATAATCTGGCTGTTTTTGGGGGCTGTGGCCTTGTTCTTTCTATTATCACTGGGCTATTTGGGATCAACGTTGATGGAATCCCGGGATCAGAGAATACACCATATGCATTTGGTTTGTTTGCAGCCATCCTCTTTTGCGTAGGAGTTCTGTTAATTGTAGTTGGACTAATTTATCTTGGGTTGAAAAGGCCTGTTGCTGAGGACCAGGTTGAAGTTAGGATCTTGGAGCTGGAAGAGTTGGTTAAGATGTTCCAGCATGAGGCAGAGACTCATGCCCAAGTTCGTAAAAATATTTCTCGGAATAACATGCCCCCAACTGCTGGCGACGCGTTCGCAAACAAAGTAGATTATCTTCTCGTACGATAA
- the LOC142637133 gene encoding uncharacterized protein LOC142637133 isoform X2 has protein sequence MEQINNDKRENHSTIQGNKMKKPDYSIKDDMPRNALWTDGLICAFEFIRGQKKSISSRMMHMPANGQAEASSPRVDRNVLLENSSLNDFRSNEISSFDDYKYSQISQPSQLHGMERLDGSHWVPIGWARISELVQNLQVDAEVTSRQFESMDDEADLTVADLAAPYWERPAGPIWWCHVYAGHPSIQAWLSKAQWLHPAVSLALKDESRLISERMKHLLYEVPVRVAGGLLFELLGQSAGDPFVDEDDIPIVIRSWQAHNFLITAMHIKGNVSRINVLGITEVQELLSTGGYNAPRTVHEVIAHLACRLSRWDDRLFRKDIFGAADEIELKFMDRRNHEDMHLFSIILNQEIRKLSRQVIRVKWSLHAREEIVFELLQHLRGNAAKSLLDGIIRSTREMIEEQEAVRGRLFTIQDVMQSTVRAWLQDRSLRVTHNLAVFGGCGLVLSIITGLFGINVDGIPGSENTPYAFGLFAAILFCVGVLLIVVGLIYLGLKRPVAEDQVEVRILELEELVKMFQHEAETHAQVRKNISRNNMPPTAGDAFANKVDYLLVR, from the exons ATggaacaaataaataatgacaaGCGTGAGAACCACTCTACTATCCAAGGGAATAAAATGAAGAAACCAGATTATTCTATTAAAGATGACATGCCACGAAATGCTCTTTGGACAGATGGGCTTATCTGTGCTTTTGAATTCATTCGGGGCCAAAAGAAATCAATCAGTTCAAGAATGATGCACATGCCTGCAAATGGACAAGCTGAGGCTTCTTCCCCAAGAGTAGATAGGAATGTATTATTAGAGAATTCATCCTTAAATGATTTCAGAAGCAATGAGATTTCCTCTTTTGACGACTACAAATATAGCCAGATCAGTCAACCAAGCCAATTGCATGGTATGGAAAGACTTGATGGTAGTCATTGGGTACCAATTGGTTGGGCTAGAATTTCAGAACTTGTCCAAAATCTGCAAGTAGATGCTGAAGTTACCTCACGTCAGTTTGAGTCCATGGATGATGAAGCTGACCTAACTGTTGCTGATTTAGCAGCTCCGTACTGGGAGCGTCCAGCGGGGCCTATATGGTGGTGCCATGTGTATGCAGGTCACCCCTCAATTCAAGCATGGCTCAGCAAAGCTCAGTGGTTACATCCTGCTGTTAGTTTAGCCTTAAAAGATGAAAGTCGACTGATTAGTGAGCGGATGAAACACCTTCTTTATGAG GTACCAGTTAGAGTTGCTGGAGGACTGTTATTTGAGCTATTGGGACAGTCAGCAGGTGATCCTTTTGTTGATGAGGATGACATCCCCATTGTAATCCGGTCTTGGCAAGCACATAACTTCCTGATAACTGCAATGCATATAAAAGGAAATGTTTCCAGAATAAATGTATTGGGTATCACAGAAGTTCAG GAGCTTCTTTCTACTGGAGGTTATAATGCACCAAGAACAGTGCATGAAGTCATAGCACATCTAGCGTGCCGTCTTTCTCGATGGGATGATAG gCTATTTCGTAAGGACATTTTTGGGGCTGCTGATGAGATTGAATTGAAGTTCATGGACAG GAGAAACCATGAAGATATGCATCTCTTTAGTATAATTCTCAACCAAGAAATCAGAAAGTTATCGAGGCAG GTGATCAGAGTTAAGTGGTCACTTCATGCAAGGGAGGAGATTGTATTTGAGCTTCTCCAACATTTGAGAGGAAATGCAGCAAAAAGCTTGTTAGATGGAATCATAAGAAGTACAAGAGAAATGATTGAGGAGCAAGAAGCTGTTCGTGGCCGCTTGTTTACTATTCAAGATGTGATGCAAAGTACTGTTCGTGCATGGTTGCAG GATAGAAGCCTTCGAGTAACGCATAATCTGGCTGTTTTTGGGGGCTGTGGCCTTGTTCTTTCTATTATCACTGGGCTATTTGGGATCAACGTTGATGGAATCCCGGGATCAGAGAATACACCATATGCATTTGGTTTGTTTGCAGCCATCCTCTTTTGCGTAGGAGTTCTGTTAATTGTAGTTGGACTAATTTATCTTGGGTTGAAAAGGCCTGTTGCTGAGGACCAGGTTGAAGTTAGGATCTTGGAGCTGGAAGAGTTGGTTAAGATGTTCCAGCATGAGGCAGAGACTCATGCCCAAGTTCGTAAAAATATTTCTCGGAATAACATGCCCCCAACTGCTGGCGACGCGTTCGCAAACAAAGTAGATTATCTTCTCGTACGATAA
- the LOC142636922 gene encoding coatomer subunit zeta-1-like, with the protein MESCPSIKNILLLDSEGKRVAVKYYSDDWPTNTAKETFEKAVFTKTQKTNARTEAEIAMFENCIIVYKFVQDLHFFVTGGEDENELILATVLQGFFDAVGLLLRGNADKKEALENLDLILLCLDEIVDGGIILETDANVIAGKVASNSLDAGASLSEQTISQALATAREHLTRSLLK; encoded by the exons GAGTCATGCCCTTCGATAAAAAACATCCTCCTTTTGGATTCTGAAGGGAAACGTGTAGCTGTCAAGTATTACTCAGATGACTGGCCTACAAATACTGCAAAGGAAACATTTGAGAAAGCTGTATTTACCAAGACTCAGAAGACAAATGCTCGGACAGAAG CGGAAATAGCAATGTTTGAGAACTGCATCATTGTTTACAAGTTTGTTCAAGACCTCCACTTTTTTGTTACTGGGGGTGAAGATGAAAATGAGCTCATCCTAGCCACTGTTCTTCAGGGATTTTTTGACGCAGTTGGTCTTCTTCTTAG AGGTAATGCGGACAAGAAGGAGGCACTTGAGAACTTGGATCTTATTCTGTTATGCCTTGATGAAATTGTTGATGGCGG TATTATTCTTGAGACAGATGCAAATGTTATAGCTGGTAAGGTTGCAAGTAATAGTTTGGATGCTGGAGCTTCCTTATCCGAACAG ACAATTAGTCAAGCATTGGCCACCGCACGTGAACATCTAACAAGATCTCTACTTAAATGA